A genomic region of Salvelinus alpinus chromosome 12, SLU_Salpinus.1, whole genome shotgun sequence contains the following coding sequences:
- the LOC139536105 gene encoding uncharacterized protein: MSKMRLLQVYLNERLTAVAVEIFGAVENTIGEYQEEISRSNEEIERLRRLLDLVCKPDIQRPDTQQLILPVPEEEVPTEQQHCEQEWSPSLVQEDAEPTPIKEEQEEFGTSQEEEQLQGLESDIKEFIFSLPCVKSDYDQDPPQPVYLPQTQTMENREGDSLPTKTTEDIKTELDGEGYGVYEPNNELNPFSPVNSDCSAAHIGNSESIGLMSGLQPLKSKTTWTKKVQSSIKTREASELKVPLRAAHSGERPHRCPVCRKCFLKISILKTHQRIHTGEKPYCCNVCGKSFREKRTLTSHRLTHSGEKPYQCKECGKCFSQKKILTIHMRTHTGEKPYQCKECGKCFTHSGSQAAHLRIHTGERPYKCPMCVKCFRTASHLKRHQRSHRGEQPHC; the protein is encoded by the exons ATGTCTAAAATGCGGCTGTTGCAGGTTTATCTAAACGAGCGGTTAACAGCGGTGGCTGTTGAGATATTTGGGGCGGTGGAAAATACCATAGGAGAGTACCAGGAAGAAATCTCCCGTTCAAATGAGGAGATCGAACGTCTACGGAGGCTGCTGGATTTGGTTTGCAAACCTGACATACAGAGACCAG ACACCCAGCAGCTCATTCTCCCTGTCCCTGAAGAGGAGGTTCCCACTGAGCAGCAGCACTGTGAGCAGGAGTGGAGCCCCAGTCTGGTCCAGGAGGACGCAGAGCCCACTCCgattaaagaggaacaggaggagtttgggaccagtcaggaggaagagcagcttcagGGGCTGGAGTCTGATATCAAAGAGTTCATATTCTCTCTTCCCTGTGTGAAAAGTGACTATGATCAGGACCCTCCTCAGCCCGTATATCTTCCCCAAACCCAGACTATGGAGAACAGAGAGGGGGACTCTCTTCCCACCAAAACAACTGAAGATATCAAAACAGAACTTGATGGGGAGGGCTATGGGGTATATGAACCAAACAATGAATTAAATCCCTTTTCTCCAGTAAATTCTGACTGTTCTGCAGCTCATATTGGGAACAGTGAAAGTATAGGGCTAATGTCAGGGTTACAGCCACTCAAATCAAAGACAACATGGACAAAGAAAGTACAAAGCTCTATTAAGACCAGGGAAGCCAGTGAGTTGAAAGTTCCATTGAGGGCGGCTCACTCAGGGGAGAGACCACACAGGTGTCCTGTCTGCAGGAAATGCTTTCTGAAAATTAGCATTTTAAAAACTCATCAGAGAATTCACACTGGGGAGAAACCATATTGTTGCAATGTATGTGGCAAGAGTTTCAGAGAGAAGAGAACCCTTACCAGTCACAGGCTGACTCACTCAGGGGAGAAACCATATCAAtgcaaagaatgtggcaaatGCTTCAGTCAAAAGAAAATCCTGACCATACATATGAGGacgcacactggagagaaaccgtatCAGTGCAAAGAATGTGGTAAATGCTTCACTCACAGTGGATCCCAAGCAGCACATTTGAGGATTCATACAGGGGAGAGACCATATAAGTGCCCTATGTGTGTGAAATGCTTCAGAACAGCAAGTCATCTAAAACGGCACCAGCGAAGTCACAGAGGAGAACAACCACATTGTTGA
- the LOC139536106 gene encoding SUZ RNA-binding domain-containing-like codes for MEDEEVCESWEEAADSGEIERRLEAKLKISQKAKKASISSGSSPIRTAMVIQDESLPAAPPPQIRILKRPSSNGSLGFSGSSNRPTQQPKSLAQREAEYAEARRRILGSASSEETPQDKPRPERPVRVSAQPPQPELVSLNNHVIRQPTGPDGTSGFRRYR; via the exons ATGGAAGATGAAGAGGTTTGCGAAAGTTGGGAGGAAGCTGCAGACAGCGGG GAAATTGAGAGAAGACTTGAGGCAAAGTTGAAGATAAGCCAGAAAGCAAA GAAAGCAAGCATCAGCTCAGGTAGCTCCCCTATACGAACTGCCATGGTTATCCAGGATGAATCTCTACCTGCAGCCCCCCCACCTCAAATCCGAATTCTGAAGCGCCCCTCAAGTAATGGTTCCTTggggttctctggttcatccaaCCGCCCCACCCAGCAGCCGAAGTCACTGGCCCAGCGGGAGGCAGAGTATGCCGAGGCCCGCAGGAGGATTCTGGGTAGTGCTAGCTCTGAAGAAACGCCTCAGGACAAACCCAGGCCAGAAAG ACCAGTGCGAGTGAGTGCCCAACCACCACAGCCAGAACTGGTTAGTCTGAACAATCACGTGATCCGCCAACCCACAGGCCCAGACGGTACCTCAGGCTTCCGTCGCTACAGATAG